A region of bacterium DNA encodes the following proteins:
- a CDS encoding PqqD family protein, with translation MEVSIPEQVLFRDLDGESVLLHLGSGQYFGLDEVGTLIWNSLSEGCSLDEIERRILTEYDVSAQEAKADVRRLVDELTQSGLLEVKDSRNALSSTEP, from the coding sequence TTGGAAGTATCCATTCCAGAGCAGGTCTTGTTTCGGGATCTCGACGGCGAGTCGGTGTTGCTACACCTGGGCTCGGGGCAGTACTTCGGGCTGGATGAGGTCGGGACCCTGATCTGGAACTCCTTGAGCGAGGGCTGCTCGCTGGACGAGATCGAGCGGCGGATCCTCACTGAGTACGATGTTTCGGCGCAAGAGGCGAAGGCCGACGTGCGCCGCCTCGTCGACGAGCTTACTCAGAGTGGTCTCCTCGAGGTCAAGGACTCGCGAAACGCGCTCTCCTCGACGGAGCCGTAG
- a CDS encoding Crp/Fnr family transcriptional regulator, whose product MPAVEDPSVLSKMLLFEGLSPAELKRLNEQLLHKKAFPAATNIITVAQPGEVVYLLLEGSVKIYVDQLDGSEVILAFLGPGDTFGEMGLIGSSGRSASVLTLEPCTCLVMNRATFLQSVRSINQLSFNLVRLLSKRLRLANEQIQALSSLDVRGRVARQLLAFAQRYGEANQDVEIRIPLRLTQTDLASLVGASRERVNQVVVEFKEKDFIAVDAQHHITVNDLQALIDCCQ is encoded by the coding sequence ATGCCGGCTGTAGAGGATCCAAGTGTTCTGTCGAAGATGCTTTTGTTCGAGGGCCTGAGCCCAGCCGAGCTCAAGCGCCTCAACGAACAGCTGCTCCACAAGAAGGCCTTCCCGGCCGCCACCAACATCATCACCGTCGCCCAGCCCGGTGAAGTCGTGTACTTGCTGCTCGAGGGCTCGGTCAAGATCTATGTGGACCAGCTCGACGGCTCAGAGGTGATTCTCGCCTTTCTGGGTCCCGGCGACACTTTCGGAGAGATGGGGCTCATCGGAAGCTCTGGCCGGTCGGCAAGCGTCTTGACGCTCGAGCCCTGCACCTGCCTGGTAATGAATCGTGCCACCTTCTTGCAGTCGGTACGGTCGATCAATCAGCTGTCGTTCAACCTCGTGCGTTTGCTGAGCAAGCGATTGCGACTTGCCAACGAGCAGATCCAGGCGCTGTCAAGCCTGGATGTCAGGGGACGAGTGGCGCGCCAGCTGCTCGCGTTCGCGCAGCGATACGGAGAGGCGAACCAGGATGTCGAGATCCGGATTCCGTTGCGCCTCACGCAGACCGATCTGGCTTCCCTGGTCGGGGCCTCCAGAGAGCGCGTGAATCAGGTCGTGGTCGAGTTCAAGGAAAAGGACTTCATCGCGGTTGACGCCCAGCACCACATTACGGTGAACGATCTCCAGGCCCTTATCGATTGCTGCCAGTAG
- a CDS encoding YkgJ family cysteine cluster protein gives MRKRERVFYNCDKCPAYCCTYAAIPVNRVDLKRLARFFGISERRALEKFTKKGEKRNERVMRHRRDEHFGTACRFLDQESRQCTVYDARPKICRAFPDSKRCGYYDFLCFERHHQDDPETIATTWNS, from the coding sequence ATGAGGAAGCGCGAGCGGGTCTTCTACAACTGCGATAAATGCCCGGCCTACTGCTGCACCTACGCGGCGATTCCGGTCAACCGGGTCGACCTCAAGAGACTCGCCAGGTTTTTTGGCATCTCGGAGCGCCGGGCCTTGGAAAAGTTCACCAAGAAGGGCGAGAAGAGAAACGAGCGCGTCATGCGCCACCGCCGGGATGAGCACTTCGGCACCGCCTGCCGCTTTCTGGATCAGGAATCTCGGCAGTGCACGGTCTACGATGCGCGCCCCAAGATCTGCCGCGCCTTCCCCGACAGCAAGCGTTGCGGCTATTACGATTTTCTCTGCTTCGAGCGGCATCACCAGGACGATCCGGAGACAATCGCCACGACCTGGAATTCCTGA
- the recN gene encoding DNA repair protein RecN, with protein MLRELHIRNLAIIDEVTVEFDRGLNVLTGETGAGKSIVVDALGLLGGGRATTDSIRAGAETLTVTGRFQPAGTAWRSALETAGFEVEGNEVVVRREVSRSGRNRVYVDDQPVTLRLLSSLAPFLLRIHTQREELGLVSNELQREWLDRSSGANGERLLGKVARRFAEVEAGIAKWERLTGNEKLRLERIDLLQFQIGEINSARLNEGEEDELRSDRDLLRNAEAIAEALGTSLGLLYDDDDSAADRLGRSERSLAAISAWVSEAEGWNERLAEVRASLEDVIAELRNRFSGAEADPKRLNGIEDRLAILERLFRKYGSTSREVLVHRARIEDELRELTADEADRAELEARVAKSVSAYRESALELSRQRRVWGRDLAKRVHAELKELAMSKAKFSVRLERRNRAGSRVEVEGAGVDYSAQGVDLVVFHLQANPGEAAGAVAKVASGGELARLYLALQLAVEAGGVGCDDSRDAEPALIFDEVDAGIGGAEAAALGRKLQRLSSAGQILAVTHLPQVASFSDEHFRVSKKAGPDRTRISVARLTKGERVEEVARMLAGEEVTELSRSHAEELIAGAR; from the coding sequence ATGCTCAGGGAGCTTCACATTCGGAACCTGGCGATTATCGATGAGGTAACGGTCGAGTTCGATCGCGGCTTGAACGTCCTCACTGGCGAGACCGGCGCCGGGAAGTCCATCGTGGTCGACGCGCTCGGATTACTGGGAGGAGGTCGAGCCACGACCGATTCAATCCGTGCGGGCGCGGAGACGCTTACGGTCACCGGACGATTCCAGCCGGCCGGGACGGCTTGGCGCTCGGCGCTCGAGACAGCCGGTTTTGAGGTGGAGGGAAACGAGGTCGTCGTTCGTCGAGAGGTCTCGCGCTCAGGCCGCAACCGTGTCTACGTCGACGACCAGCCGGTGACTCTGAGGCTACTGTCCTCACTCGCGCCCTTTCTGTTGCGCATCCACACTCAGCGCGAGGAGCTCGGCCTGGTTTCAAACGAGCTCCAGCGCGAATGGCTTGACCGAAGCTCGGGCGCCAACGGCGAGAGGCTGCTGGGTAAGGTAGCGCGACGCTTCGCAGAGGTCGAGGCCGGGATCGCGAAGTGGGAGCGCCTTACAGGGAACGAAAAGTTGCGGCTGGAGCGCATAGACCTGCTCCAGTTCCAGATCGGCGAGATCAACTCTGCCCGGCTCAACGAGGGGGAGGAGGACGAGCTTCGAAGCGACCGGGACCTGCTTCGCAACGCCGAAGCGATTGCCGAGGCACTCGGTACGTCGTTGGGACTGCTCTACGACGACGATGACTCGGCGGCCGACCGGCTGGGTCGCAGCGAGCGTTCGCTCGCGGCGATTTCGGCCTGGGTGTCGGAGGCCGAAGGCTGGAACGAGCGGCTCGCCGAGGTACGGGCGTCGTTGGAGGATGTCATCGCCGAGTTGCGCAACCGATTCTCAGGCGCGGAGGCGGATCCAAAACGCCTCAACGGAATCGAGGATCGATTGGCCATCCTGGAACGCCTGTTTCGCAAGTATGGATCGACCAGCCGTGAGGTGCTCGTGCATCGTGCCCGAATCGAGGACGAGCTGCGGGAACTGACCGCCGACGAGGCCGACCGCGCAGAGCTCGAGGCGAGGGTCGCGAAGTCGGTCTCCGCATACAGAGAATCCGCCCTGGAGTTGTCCCGGCAACGGCGCGTGTGGGGTCGGGACCTCGCCAAGAGGGTTCATGCCGAGTTGAAGGAGCTGGCCATGAGCAAGGCCAAGTTCTCGGTCAGGCTGGAGCGGCGGAATCGGGCGGGCTCCCGCGTCGAGGTCGAAGGAGCGGGTGTCGACTACTCGGCCCAGGGTGTCGACCTAGTCGTGTTTCATTTGCAGGCCAATCCCGGCGAGGCCGCCGGTGCGGTGGCGAAGGTGGCATCGGGCGGTGAGCTCGCGCGTCTCTATCTGGCGCTGCAGCTCGCGGTGGAGGCCGGCGGTGTTGGCTGCGACGATTCCCGCGACGCCGAGCCAGCGCTGATTTTCGATGAGGTGGACGCGGGCATCGGAGGAGCCGAGGCCGCGGCGCTCGGGCGCAAGCTCCAGCGCCTGTCGAGTGCCGGCCAGATTCTGGCCGTGACCCACCTGCCACAGGTCGCTAGCTTCTCGGACGAGCACTTCCGGGTCAGCAAGAAGGCGGGGCCCGACCGCACTCGGATCTCAGTCGCTCGACTCACCAAGGGAGAGCGCGTGGAGGAGGTCGCCCGCATGCTCGCCGGTGAGGAGGTCACCGAGCTGTCTCGGTCGCACGCCGAAGAACTGATCGCCGGAGCCCGATGA